One Burkholderia cepacia genomic window carries:
- a CDS encoding lysophospholipid acyltransferase family protein, translated as MDTLIERAYTTQRVQFSYAGQVTTPFRRFLIETIERLTARAKLEHLYRQNRLNPVEGESFWSAAARLLDLDIRFDAAALASAPAQGPLVVIANHPYGVLDGVTLCWLVERLRPDFRLLASSVLMQAPELQPWLLPVDLSTRESARAMNIATRRKALEHVRNGGALIVFPAGLISVSPDRAGRRRAIDPPWGTFAAQLVRRTGATVLPVYFHGQNSRLFQIASHIDRTLKLALIFREVGARIGSSVTVSIGAPVPFAQLANGRGDRALIDELRERTYSLADD; from the coding sequence ATGGACACACTTATCGAACGGGCCTACACGACGCAGCGCGTTCAATTCTCGTATGCGGGGCAAGTCACCACGCCGTTCAGGCGCTTCTTGATCGAAACGATCGAGCGCCTGACAGCGCGTGCGAAGCTCGAACACCTGTACCGGCAGAATCGTTTGAATCCGGTCGAAGGCGAGAGTTTCTGGTCCGCCGCCGCTCGTTTGCTCGATCTCGATATCCGCTTCGACGCCGCCGCGCTCGCGAGTGCGCCCGCGCAAGGTCCGCTGGTGGTTATCGCCAATCATCCCTATGGCGTGCTGGATGGCGTCACACTCTGCTGGCTTGTCGAGCGGTTGCGCCCCGACTTCCGCCTGCTGGCGAGTTCGGTGCTCATGCAGGCGCCCGAGTTGCAGCCCTGGCTGCTTCCGGTCGATCTTTCGACTCGCGAATCCGCGCGCGCCATGAACATCGCCACGCGGCGCAAGGCGCTCGAGCACGTGCGCAACGGCGGCGCGCTGATTGTCTTTCCCGCAGGGCTGATCTCCGTCTCGCCGGATCGCGCCGGTCGGCGGCGCGCGATCGATCCGCCGTGGGGCACCTTTGCCGCGCAGCTTGTGCGCCGCACTGGCGCCACGGTGTTGCCGGTCTATTTCCATGGGCAGAATAGTCGGCTCTTCCAGATCGCGAGTCACATCGACAGGACGCTCAAGCTCGCACTCATTTTCCGCGAGGTGGGCGCACGTATCGGGTCGTCCGTCACGGTGAGCATCGGCGCACCCGTGCCTTTCGCACAACTCGCCAACGGCCGTGGCGATCGCGCATTGATCGACGAATTGCGTGAGCGCACTTACTCGCTTGCCGACGACTGA
- a CDS encoding cytochrome P450, producing MNLLSPTRFYPPAPTPHKSPLGPFALLLTLRRNPLEIWCEDDFRLPMQLRKTIVDRRALVNDPAAIRRIFVDNVRNYEKNELQLRLLRPALGVGIITSNGDAWRRQRQMMASLFTPQRVKAFAVAQAAAAQQCAERIAQVSRACGEHTLDVATEMGRLTLEILEHTLFGQGLACEPSMFQQAIAHYLETLGRLDYFDLVGLPDWLPRLNRLTGRKSLQHAARVVNEMIGQRRALLERGAPAPQDLVTLLLSAHDAEGQAMSERELHDNIVSFIGAGHETSANALTWILYLLSQSPAWRARVEAEIDAHAHEGPAFTDLPVTRAVIEETLRLYPPIPMMSRIAHEDDTLSGVAIPAGTIVTVATYVLHRHQTLWSDPHAFDPERFMGTARENIQRHAYIPFGAGARVCIGMSFAMTEMLVVLRCLLGRFRFDLVPGHRVMPQVRVAMRPQHGMMMRISTRQAGRP from the coding sequence ATGAACCTGCTTTCACCCACGCGTTTCTACCCCCCTGCGCCGACGCCTCACAAGTCACCGCTCGGCCCCTTCGCGCTGCTGCTCACGCTTCGCCGCAATCCTTTGGAGATCTGGTGTGAAGACGATTTCCGCCTGCCGATGCAGCTTCGCAAGACCATCGTCGATCGACGTGCGCTGGTCAACGACCCCGCCGCGATCCGTCGCATCTTCGTTGACAACGTGCGCAACTACGAGAAAAACGAGTTGCAACTGCGTCTGCTGCGCCCGGCACTGGGTGTTGGCATCATCACGTCGAATGGCGATGCATGGCGCAGACAGCGCCAGATGATGGCCTCGCTCTTCACGCCGCAGCGGGTCAAGGCGTTCGCCGTTGCACAGGCGGCAGCAGCGCAGCAATGCGCGGAGCGCATCGCTCAAGTCTCGCGCGCCTGCGGCGAACACACGCTAGACGTTGCCACTGAAATGGGCCGCCTCACGCTTGAAATCCTCGAGCACACGTTGTTCGGCCAGGGACTCGCGTGCGAGCCTTCGATGTTCCAGCAGGCCATCGCGCACTACCTCGAAACGCTCGGACGGCTTGACTACTTCGATCTCGTCGGCTTGCCGGACTGGCTACCGCGCCTGAATCGCCTCACGGGGCGTAAATCACTGCAGCACGCCGCGCGCGTTGTCAACGAGATGATCGGGCAGCGTCGCGCGCTGCTCGAACGCGGCGCGCCCGCGCCCCAGGATCTGGTTACGCTGTTGCTGAGCGCGCACGACGCCGAGGGGCAAGCGATGAGCGAGCGCGAACTGCACGACAATATCGTGTCGTTCATCGGCGCGGGCCACGAAACGAGCGCCAATGCCCTGACGTGGATTCTCTATCTGCTCTCGCAGTCGCCCGCCTGGCGTGCGCGCGTGGAGGCCGAAATCGACGCGCACGCGCACGAAGGCCCGGCGTTCACCGATCTGCCCGTAACGCGCGCGGTGATCGAGGAGACTCTGCGCCTGTATCCACCCATTCCAATGATGAGCCGAATCGCGCACGAAGACGACACGTTGTCCGGCGTGGCGATTCCGGCAGGCACGATCGTCACTGTTGCAACGTACGTGCTGCATCGCCATCAGACGCTCTGGAGCGACCCGCACGCATTCGATCCTGAGCGATTCATGGGCACCGCGCGCGAAAACATCCAACGCCATGCGTATATTCCGTTTGGCGCGGGCGCGCGCGTGTGCATCGGCATGAGCTTCGCGATGACCGAAATGCTGGTGGTCCTGCGTTGCCTACTCGGCCGTTTTCGCTTCGATCTGGTTCCGGGCCATCGCGTCATGCCTCAGGTGCGGGTGGCCATGCGCCCGCAGCACGGCATGATGATGCGCATCAGCACGCGCCAAGCGGGCCGGCCGTGA